A single genomic interval of Cupriavidus necator harbors:
- a CDS encoding response regulator transcription factor, translating into MRIASVEDDPDQAELIRQILSEAGFECESFANGADFLRALRERAYDLLLVDWQLPGTSGYELVSWVRQKSGNMPPILFVTSRTAESDIVDGLTVGADDYMLKPIRAGELIARVRSLLRRAYPEAAQEVELIRRGNYIVDTHARTITVGGEPALLSPREYELALFLFRNTGRLLAREVMEQAVWGRAMGAGSRTLDTHISRLRLKLALRPENGVRLTSVYSHGYRFEEASAADVEADEAGADA; encoded by the coding sequence ATGCGAATTGCCTCCGTGGAGGATGATCCGGATCAGGCCGAACTGATCCGGCAGATATTGAGCGAAGCCGGCTTCGAGTGCGAGTCCTTCGCCAACGGTGCGGACTTTCTGCGCGCGCTGCGCGAGCGCGCCTATGACCTGTTGCTGGTCGACTGGCAGTTGCCGGGCACCAGCGGCTATGAGCTGGTCAGCTGGGTGCGGCAGAAGTCCGGCAATATGCCGCCGATCCTGTTCGTCACCAGCCGCACCGCCGAATCCGACATCGTCGACGGCCTCACCGTGGGCGCCGACGACTACATGCTCAAGCCCATCCGCGCCGGCGAGCTGATCGCCCGCGTGCGTTCGCTGCTGCGCCGCGCCTACCCCGAGGCGGCGCAGGAAGTGGAGCTGATCCGGCGCGGCAACTACATCGTCGATACCCACGCGCGCACCATCACCGTCGGCGGCGAGCCGGCGCTGCTGTCCCCGCGAGAATATGAGCTGGCCCTGTTCCTGTTCCGCAATACCGGGCGCCTGCTGGCGCGCGAGGTGATGGAGCAGGCCGTCTGGGGCCGCGCCATGGGCGCGGGCTCGCGCACGCTGGATACGCATATCTCGCGGCTGCGCCTCAAGCTGGCGCTGCGCCCCGAGAACGGCGTGCGGCTGACCTCCGTGTACTCGCACGGCTATCGCTTTGAAGAGGCTTCCGCGGCAGATGTGGAGGCGGATGAGGCCGGGGCGGATGCGTAA